A region from the Rubrivirga sp. SAORIC476 genome encodes:
- the rplJ gene encoding 50S ribosomal protein L10: protein MPLTKAQKQEALGAIEETLDGANTVYLTDYQGLTVEQATGLRRAFREADVQYKVLKNTLLRRAMEKRGGFDELFDELNGPTAVAFTNDPAGPAKVLKKFLEDNNLEVPRFKGAYIDGAIYSGGSLDELAKLKSKDELLGDILGLLMAPITNVASALGAQGSGLASVIQQISEKEEA from the coding sequence ATGCCGCTCACTAAAGCGCAGAAGCAGGAGGCCCTCGGGGCCATCGAGGAGACCCTCGATGGTGCCAACACGGTCTACCTCACCGACTACCAGGGCCTGACGGTCGAGCAGGCCACGGGCCTCCGCCGCGCCTTCCGCGAGGCCGACGTCCAGTACAAGGTCCTCAAGAACACCCTCCTCCGTCGCGCGATGGAGAAGCGGGGGGGCTTCGACGAGCTGTTCGACGAGCTCAACGGCCCGACGGCCGTCGCGTTCACGAACGACCCGGCCGGCCCGGCCAAGGTGCTCAAGAAGTTCCTGGAGGACAACAACCTCGAGGTGCCCCGCTTCAAGGGCGCCTACATCGACGGCGCCATCTACAGCGGCGGCTCGCTCGACGAGCTGGCCAAGCTGAAGAGCAAGGACGAGCTCCTCGGCGACATCCTGGGCCTCCTCATGGCGCCCATCACCAACGTCGCGTCGGCCCTCGGCGCGCAGGGCTCTGGCCTCGCCAGCGTCATCCAGCAGATCTCCGAGAAGGAGGAGGCCTAG
- the rplA gene encoding 50S ribosomal protein L1 codes for MAKKGKRYRQAAELVAAATEEAGGALSLDTAAELVKKTSGAKFEESVDIDVRLGVDPRHADQMVRGSVALPHGTGKTVRVLVLTNEGKQAEARDAGADMVGLDDFVDKIQNEGFTDFDVLIASPDVMPQVGRLGRVLGPRGLMPNPKSGTVTNDLADAVEAVKAGRIDFRVDKAGIIHTSIGNVSFSQNQIRDNADAFLKEIVRLRPAAAKGLYVKSVTLSTTMGPAVPVDRAAVISTAR; via the coding sequence ATGGCAAAGAAAGGCAAGCGTTACCGCCAGGCCGCCGAGCTCGTCGCTGCGGCGACCGAGGAGGCCGGAGGCGCGCTCTCGCTCGACACCGCCGCCGAGCTGGTCAAGAAGACCAGCGGCGCCAAGTTCGAGGAGTCCGTCGATATCGACGTCCGTCTCGGCGTCGACCCCCGCCACGCCGACCAGATGGTCCGCGGCTCGGTCGCGCTCCCGCACGGCACCGGCAAGACCGTCCGCGTGCTGGTCCTGACCAACGAGGGCAAGCAGGCCGAGGCCCGTGACGCGGGCGCCGACATGGTCGGCCTCGACGACTTCGTCGACAAGATCCAGAACGAGGGCTTCACCGACTTCGACGTGCTGATCGCGTCGCCGGACGTGATGCCGCAGGTCGGCCGTCTCGGCCGCGTGCTCGGCCCCCGTGGCCTGATGCCGAACCCCAAGTCGGGCACGGTCACGAACGACCTCGCCGACGCCGTCGAGGCGGTCAAGGCGGGCCGGATCGACTTCCGCGTCGACAAGGCGGGCATCATCCACACGTCCATCGGCAATGTGTCCTTCTCGCAGAACCAGATCCGCGACAACGCGGACGCCTTCCTGAAGGAGATCGTCCGTTTGCGTCCCGCCGCGGCCAAGGGCCTCTACGTCAAGAGCGTCACGCTCTCGACCACGATGGGTCCGGCCGTCCCGGTCGACCGCGCCGCCGTCATCTCCACCGCCCGCTAG
- the rplK gene encoding 50S ribosomal protein L11, producing the protein MAKKIDGYIKLQIKAGQASPAPPIGPALGQKGVNIMEFCKAFNAATQEKMGLVIPVVITVYGDKSFTFVTKSPPAAVLLKMAAKVQKGAGDPLREKVGKVTWDQCRDIAQQKIEDLNATDLDNAARMIAGTARSMGLTVTGAPIVD; encoded by the coding sequence ATGGCAAAGAAAATCGACGGCTACATCAAGCTGCAGATCAAGGCCGGGCAGGCATCGCCCGCGCCGCCGATCGGCCCGGCGCTCGGCCAGAAGGGCGTCAACATCATGGAGTTCTGCAAGGCGTTCAACGCCGCGACGCAGGAGAAGATGGGCCTCGTGATCCCGGTGGTCATCACGGTCTACGGCGACAAGAGCTTCACGTTCGTCACCAAGAGCCCCCCGGCGGCCGTGCTGCTGAAGATGGCGGCCAAGGTCCAGAAGGGCGCCGGCGACCCGCTCCGCGAGAAGGTCGGCAAGGTGACCTGGGATCAGTGCCGGGACATCGCCCAGCAGAAGATCGAGGACCTCAACGCGACCGACCTCGACAACGCCGCCCGCATGATCGCGGGCACGGCCCGCTCGATGGGCCTCACGGTCACGGGCGCTCCGATCGTCGACTAG